Proteins from one Sphingopyxis terrae subsp. terrae NBRC 15098 genomic window:
- a CDS encoding enoyl-CoA hydratase/isomerase family protein, giving the protein MTDLVLRADEGGIATLTLNRADKRNALNLALWAELDAHISNLAAAGDAIGAVILRANGPVFCAGNDLKERGVEAPRLHYQASIVTRLAELPQPVIVAVQGGCFTGGLELALAGDIIIAAESAHFADTHGKFGLVPIWGMSQRLPRRVGEWKAREMSFTGLPVDGHEAARIGLANHCVADERLDLVARTLAEAIAAQSRHSVLAYKRLYREQADLPLAAGLAHEVFNSAGVAPDVAERVARQF; this is encoded by the coding sequence ATGACGGATCTGGTATTGCGCGCCGACGAAGGCGGGATCGCGACGCTGACGCTCAATCGAGCCGACAAGCGCAATGCGCTGAACCTCGCGCTATGGGCTGAACTCGACGCGCATATTTCGAACCTCGCGGCCGCGGGCGATGCGATCGGAGCGGTCATTTTGCGCGCGAACGGGCCGGTTTTCTGCGCCGGCAACGACCTCAAGGAACGCGGGGTCGAAGCGCCGCGGCTGCATTATCAGGCGTCGATCGTCACCCGCCTCGCCGAGCTGCCGCAACCGGTGATCGTCGCGGTGCAGGGCGGCTGCTTTACCGGCGGGCTCGAACTGGCGCTGGCCGGCGACATCATCATCGCGGCGGAAAGCGCGCATTTCGCCGATACGCACGGCAAGTTCGGGCTGGTCCCCATCTGGGGGATGAGCCAGCGCCTGCCGCGCCGCGTGGGCGAATGGAAGGCGCGGGAGATGAGCTTCACCGGGCTGCCGGTCGACGGGCACGAGGCGGCCCGCATCGGCCTCGCCAATCATTGCGTCGCCGACGAGCGGCTCGACCTTGTCGCCCGCACCCTCGCCGAAGCCATCGCCGCCCAGTCGCGCCACAGCGTCCTCGCCTACAAGCGGCTGTACCGCGAACAAGCCGACCTTCCCCTCGCCGCCGGCCTCGCGCACGAAGTGTTCAACAGCGCCGGCGTTGCGCCGGACGTCGCCGAAAGGGTGGCGCGGCAGTTCTGA
- a CDS encoding S41 family peptidase, with protein sequence MLPIPAAMAADAGAAVPSDVVAEHYAAQLQANYVYPDIGKRYAAALRAGIAAGRYAPLTGAALAEALGAAVQGVSPDGHLRVKPPEGADAAPGTPAAPRPQKPAIEQPGWIAPGIAFIRFNVFPDDAAVTQAAAQFMADHADAKAIIFDIRSHNGGGIEQMDVIFPWLFAKPTRLVAMATRASVDAEGGSPIDGISSMRPVVGDPAMVTREHWAMPNGDPRLTQAKVYVLTSGASASAAEHFALAMKASGRGVLIGAPTGGANHFGRGEELGGGFTAFIPVGRTYDPATGKDWEGAGVQPDIAVPAAAALERALTELGIAPGEAKRLSDAHMPSWPMERRRRPGASGS encoded by the coding sequence ATGCTGCCTATACCCGCCGCGATGGCGGCCGATGCCGGTGCGGCGGTGCCGTCCGACGTCGTCGCCGAACATTATGCCGCGCAGCTCCAAGCCAATTATGTCTATCCCGATATCGGCAAGCGTTACGCCGCTGCCCTGCGCGCCGGGATTGCGGCGGGGCGCTATGCCCCCCTGACCGGCGCGGCGCTCGCCGAGGCGCTGGGCGCGGCGGTGCAGGGCGTGTCGCCCGACGGGCATCTGCGCGTGAAGCCGCCCGAGGGCGCGGATGCGGCGCCCGGAACGCCCGCCGCGCCGCGCCCGCAAAAGCCCGCGATCGAACAGCCCGGCTGGATCGCGCCGGGCATCGCCTTCATCCGCTTCAACGTCTTTCCGGACGACGCGGCGGTCACGCAGGCGGCGGCGCAGTTCATGGCCGATCACGCCGACGCCAAGGCGATCATCTTCGACATAAGGTCGCACAATGGCGGCGGGATCGAGCAGATGGACGTCATCTTTCCCTGGCTGTTCGCCAAGCCGACGCGGCTCGTCGCGATGGCAACGCGCGCATCGGTCGACGCCGAAGGCGGCTCGCCGATTGACGGCATTTCCTCGATGCGGCCGGTCGTAGGCGACCCGGCCATGGTGACGCGCGAACATTGGGCGATGCCGAACGGCGACCCGCGGCTGACGCAGGCGAAAGTCTATGTGCTGACGTCTGGCGCGAGCGCGTCGGCGGCCGAACATTTCGCGCTGGCGATGAAGGCGAGCGGGCGCGGGGTGCTGATCGGCGCGCCGACCGGCGGCGCCAATCATTTCGGGCGCGGCGAAGAACTGGGCGGTGGTTTTACCGCCTTTATCCCGGTCGGGCGGACCTATGATCCGGCGACGGGCAAGGATTGGGAAGGCGCAGGGGTGCAGCCCGATATCGCGGTTCCGGCTGCGGCGGCGCTGGAGCGCGCGCTGACCGAATTGGGGATTGCGCCGGGCGAGGCGAAGCGCCTGTCCGACGCGCACATGCCGAGCTGGCCGATGGAGCGGCGCCGCCGCCCCGGTGCGTCAGGCAGCTGA
- a CDS encoding SDR family NAD(P)-dependent oxidoreductase yields MADMNLGGRTALVTGASRGIGRGIALALAGAGADVAVNYTRDADAAAETVAAIQALGRKAKAYQASVTDEAASAAMVAAIEDDFGPMSILINNAGIASRGRTVADTDAAEVEKLLAVHAVGAHRLSRLALPQLRQHARSDVIVISSVATLQHSANSAPYTMAKVAGEALALALAKEELRNGVRVNIVAPGLTISDMGERLAQAITGNPDIHHLDAKFPFGRVSDPSDVAAAVLWFVSDANPYCSGQKLNIDGAGQATFR; encoded by the coding sequence ATGGCGGATATGAACCTTGGCGGTCGCACCGCGCTCGTCACCGGGGCATCGCGGGGGATCGGACGCGGCATCGCGCTGGCGCTCGCCGGGGCGGGCGCCGACGTTGCGGTCAACTACACCCGCGACGCGGACGCCGCAGCCGAAACCGTCGCGGCGATCCAGGCGCTCGGCCGCAAGGCCAAGGCCTATCAGGCGTCGGTCACCGACGAGGCGGCGAGTGCCGCGATGGTCGCTGCGATCGAGGATGATTTCGGGCCGATGTCGATCCTCATCAACAATGCCGGCATCGCCAGCCGCGGCCGGACGGTCGCCGACACCGACGCCGCCGAGGTCGAAAAACTCCTTGCCGTCCACGCGGTCGGCGCGCACCGGCTGAGCCGCCTCGCGCTGCCGCAGCTTCGCCAGCATGCGCGCAGCGACGTGATCGTCATTTCCAGCGTCGCCACGCTCCAGCACAGCGCCAACAGCGCGCCCTACACCATGGCCAAGGTCGCGGGCGAAGCGCTCGCCCTCGCGCTTGCCAAGGAAGAACTGCGGAACGGCGTGCGCGTCAATATTGTCGCTCCGGGCCTGACGATCAGCGACATGGGCGAACGACTGGCGCAGGCGATCACGGGTAATCCGGACATTCACCATCTCGACGCCAAATTCCCCTTCGGCCGCGTGTCCGATCCCTCCGACGTCGCTGCGGCGGTGCTCTGGTTCGTCAGCGATGCCAACCCCTATTGCTCGGGTCAGAAACTCAACATCGACGGCGCGGGGCAGGCGACTTTCCGATAG
- a CDS encoding GNAT family N-acetyltransferase, whose amino-acid sequence MTLAIRSATRADLPLIADLIRALADYEKLAHEVRFDDATLGAKLFGERPYAEVVIGEVDGVAQGFALFFHNFSTFEGKPGIYLEDLFVRPEARGAGLGKALLAHLAQLCVERDCARLEWSVLDWNAPAIGFYHSLGARMMDEWTVMRVDGDALPALARAAPSAA is encoded by the coding sequence ATGACCCTTGCCATACGCTCCGCCACCCGCGCCGACCTGCCGTTGATCGCCGACTTGATTCGCGCGCTCGCCGACTATGAAAAGCTAGCCCACGAAGTCCGCTTCGACGACGCCACACTCGGTGCCAAGCTGTTCGGCGAACGCCCTTATGCCGAAGTAGTGATCGGCGAGGTCGATGGCGTGGCGCAAGGTTTCGCGCTCTTCTTCCACAATTTTTCGACCTTCGAGGGCAAGCCGGGCATCTATCTCGAAGATTTGTTCGTCCGTCCCGAAGCGCGCGGCGCCGGACTCGGCAAGGCGCTGCTCGCGCATCTGGCGCAGCTTTGCGTGGAGCGCGACTGCGCGCGTCTCGAATGGTCGGTGCTCGATTGGAACGCCCCCGCCATCGGCTTCTACCATAGCCTCGGCGCGCGGATGATGGACGAATGGACGGTGATGCGCGTCGATGGCGACGCGCTTCCCGCCCTCGCCCGCGCTGCGCCGTCAGCTGCCTGA
- a CDS encoding hemerythrin domain-containing protein: protein MPLTQEMRRLRAEHAALVTLSGFMIEFVAARRPPRPTELAAVRGMFRDTLVRHLKCEDWALYPRLQAKSEPVLAELAARFVDEMGHIAEAFEAYDSYWTQLRVEADWPGFCGETRAILTALGDRIAREESELYPVAETLFKAEAPPPRERGRRTA from the coding sequence ATGCCTTTGACGCAGGAAATGCGCCGATTGCGCGCCGAACATGCGGCGCTCGTCACCCTGTCGGGTTTCATGATCGAATTTGTTGCAGCGCGGCGCCCGCCGCGGCCGACCGAGCTGGCCGCGGTGCGCGGCATGTTTCGCGACACGCTGGTGCGCCATCTGAAGTGCGAGGATTGGGCGCTATATCCGCGGTTGCAGGCGAAGAGCGAGCCGGTGCTTGCCGAACTTGCCGCGCGCTTCGTCGACGAGATGGGCCATATCGCCGAGGCGTTCGAGGCCTATGACAGCTATTGGACCCAATTGCGCGTCGAGGCCGACTGGCCGGGCTTCTGCGGCGAAACGCGCGCGATTCTCACCGCGCTGGGCGACCGGATCGCGCGCGAGGAAAGCGAGCTTTACCCGGTGGCCGAAACGCTGTTCAAGGCCGAGGCGCCGCCACCCCGCGAGCGTGGGCGCCGCACGGCCTGA
- a CDS encoding thioredoxin family protein, whose amino-acid sequence MTRRFALALAAALALTSPLSAAAAARAMPGFAEPYKTDAFHPDDDPMTAIDAALAAARAAGKHVLLVMGTGTCHDSAWLANLLATDRFAPVRSRYIVVFADVGMPHAGLVRHPEVPARFRFKIKGTPTVAILDGDGRVLNRKAAPRWRNAASRSDDDIYNELMGEEN is encoded by the coding sequence ATGACCCGCCGCTTCGCCCTCGCGCTTGCCGCCGCGCTCGCTCTGACATCCCCTCTTTCCGCCGCAGCGGCGGCGCGCGCGATGCCCGGTTTTGCCGAACCCTACAAGACCGACGCTTTCCATCCCGACGACGATCCGATGACCGCCATCGACGCCGCGCTCGCTGCCGCCAGAGCAGCGGGCAAGCACGTGCTGCTCGTCATGGGGACGGGCACCTGCCACGACAGCGCGTGGCTCGCCAATCTGCTCGCGACAGATCGGTTCGCCCCGGTGCGGAGCCGCTATATCGTCGTGTTCGCCGATGTCGGGATGCCGCACGCCGGCCTCGTCCGGCATCCCGAGGTTCCGGCGCGCTTCCGCTTCAAGATCAAGGGCACCCCGACCGTCGCGATCCTCGACGGCGACGGCCGCGTGCTCAACCGCAAGGCGGCGCCCAGATGGCGCAACGCCGCGAGCCGCAGCGACGACGACATCTATAACGAACTTATGGGAGAGGAAAACTGA
- a CDS encoding acyltransferase family protein: MVTTRHYGMDWLRIGAFALLILYHIGMYFVPWGWHVKTPHPMDWVQIPMMATNSWRLPLLFLVSGYASAALFAKLGGAGAFLRSRSARLLIPLAFGIIVVIPVQPWIELATQHGYAHGFGYFWVHDYFRFGTLDGIVLPTWQHLWFVVYLFAYTLLAVAALVLVPERARTKIADGAARLCGGWGLLIAPLAIWLAILFAFPGYHETHALVDDGPNHLHYLVPFFIGWLLRERPVLFESVARCWPAAALLAVAAYGYIAWAMWSTPDEGPAPAGIVTIFMVVRLVQGWATIVALVGIADRFANRDHPRRAMLAEAVFPFYIIHQTIIVVVGWWLLQGQVAALPAFLILVAATVAGCWAFYLGGRRIDWLRPLIGLQRRA; encoded by the coding sequence ATGGTGACGACACGGCATTATGGGATGGACTGGTTGCGCATCGGCGCGTTCGCGTTGCTCATCCTCTATCATATCGGGATGTATTTCGTGCCTTGGGGGTGGCATGTCAAAACGCCGCATCCGATGGACTGGGTGCAAATCCCGATGATGGCGACGAACAGTTGGCGATTGCCGCTGCTCTTCCTCGTGTCGGGTTATGCCAGCGCCGCGCTGTTCGCCAAGCTCGGCGGCGCGGGGGCATTCCTGCGGTCGCGTAGCGCACGGCTGCTGATCCCGCTCGCCTTCGGGATCATCGTCGTCATTCCGGTGCAGCCGTGGATCGAGTTGGCGACCCAGCATGGTTATGCGCATGGTTTCGGCTACTTCTGGGTCCACGACTATTTCCGCTTCGGAACGCTCGACGGGATCGTGCTGCCGACGTGGCAGCATCTGTGGTTCGTCGTCTATCTGTTCGCTTACACGCTGCTCGCGGTCGCGGCTCTTGTGCTGGTGCCCGAGCGGGCGCGGACCAAGATCGCCGATGGTGCGGCGCGGTTGTGTGGCGGCTGGGGGTTGCTGATTGCGCCGCTCGCTATATGGCTCGCCATCCTGTTCGCCTTTCCTGGCTATCACGAGACGCACGCGCTGGTCGACGACGGGCCGAACCATCTCCATTACCTGGTTCCCTTCTTTATCGGCTGGCTACTTCGCGAGCGGCCGGTGCTTTTCGAAAGCGTCGCGCGCTGCTGGCCGGCGGCGGCGCTGCTCGCGGTCGCCGCCTATGGCTATATCGCCTGGGCGATGTGGAGCACGCCGGACGAAGGCCCGGCCCCGGCGGGAATCGTGACGATCTTCATGGTCGTGCGACTGGTGCAGGGCTGGGCGACGATCGTCGCGCTGGTCGGGATTGCCGACCGCTTTGCGAACCGCGACCATCCAAGGCGCGCCATGCTCGCCGAGGCGGTGTTCCCCTTTTACATCATCCATCAGACGATCATCGTCGTCGTCGGCTGGTGGCTGTTGCAGGGGCAGGTCGCGGCGTTGCCGGCCTTCCTGATCCTCGTCGCGGCGACGGTCGCGGGATGCTGGGCCTTTTATCTCGGCGGACGGCGGATCGACTGGCTGCGGCCGCTGATCGGGCTTCAGCGCCGCGCGTGA
- a CDS encoding ShlB/FhaC/HecB family hemolysin secretion/activation protein, with amino-acid sequence MRSPNRCGAAALAAAMLLPAAASAAQSSTTPLEPGRPPLSPTSDRPFPLPDPQIAAPSPARTAPQGRPDIAIRKVRFIGAGVPANVAKAAERYIGRPASTENLKRLAAAMTRAYNRSSVALFTLVIPEQDFADGVVTVASAEGHISRVTISGDAKGGPAPLIARMAAPLPGQAPLPRARFERALGTIADIPGTKVTPTLALGDSPGAVALDLAVDASRPTLGVGFTTRSSPYVRDGIVEATARGYSLLRSGDESQLGGAAAVDFKSLLYITARHSTPLGAAGTRAELSVAALRTRPRALAIDGKAWSGGLAVTHPLIRSTRRTLTLSGRLDYLDSRNALFGTTLAAEKSWTASGALAFRLTEDRSVVGARLGVSRGLDIAGAHVDPAVGEAGFLHADAAVEANQAIGKRVVLRAAATGRWTRDRLPAAQRFSVGGASFGRAFDDGLVSGDRGYAGFGELALRPLAKGALAKSEVYAFADYADVTLLARPTTSRSRFDLGSWGGGVRLSYRDNATIGVEFADAWNQPTPGFDQGWRVALAWKVSIRP; translated from the coding sequence ATGCGCAGCCCGAACCGGTGCGGCGCCGCGGCGTTGGCAGCAGCGATGCTCCTGCCCGCCGCGGCGTCCGCCGCCCAATCGTCGACCACCCCGCTCGAACCGGGGCGCCCGCCGCTGTCCCCGACCAGCGACCGGCCTTTCCCGCTTCCCGATCCCCAGATCGCAGCGCCGTCGCCGGCACGCACGGCGCCGCAGGGGCGCCCCGACATCGCGATCCGCAAAGTCCGCTTCATCGGGGCAGGCGTTCCCGCCAATGTCGCCAAGGCAGCCGAGCGCTATATCGGCCGCCCCGCCTCGACCGAAAATCTGAAGCGCCTCGCCGCCGCGATGACGCGCGCCTACAACCGGTCGAGCGTCGCGCTGTTCACGCTCGTCATCCCCGAACAGGATTTTGCGGACGGCGTCGTCACCGTCGCCTCGGCCGAGGGGCATATAAGCCGCGTGACGATCAGCGGCGATGCGAAGGGCGGCCCCGCCCCGCTAATCGCGCGCATGGCCGCACCGCTGCCGGGGCAAGCCCCATTGCCGCGCGCCCGGTTCGAACGCGCGCTCGGCACTATCGCCGACATTCCGGGCACCAAGGTCACCCCGACGCTGGCGCTCGGCGACAGCCCCGGCGCGGTGGCGCTCGATCTGGCGGTCGACGCCAGCCGCCCGACGCTCGGCGTCGGCTTCACGACGCGGTCGAGCCCCTATGTCCGCGACGGCATCGTCGAGGCGACCGCGCGCGGCTACAGCCTCCTGCGCAGCGGCGACGAGAGCCAGCTCGGCGGCGCGGCGGCGGTCGATTTCAAATCGCTGCTCTATATCACCGCGCGCCATTCGACGCCGCTGGGCGCCGCGGGCACGCGCGCCGAGCTGTCGGTCGCGGCGCTGCGCACCCGGCCGCGTGCGCTCGCCATCGACGGCAAGGCGTGGAGCGGCGGGCTGGCGGTCACCCACCCGCTGATCCGCAGCACGCGGCGCACGCTCACCCTGTCGGGGCGGCTCGACTATCTCGATTCGCGCAACGCCCTGTTCGGCACCACTCTCGCGGCGGAGAAAAGCTGGACCGCGAGCGGCGCGCTGGCCTTTCGCCTGACCGAGGACCGCAGCGTCGTCGGCGCCCGCCTCGGCGTCTCGCGCGGCCTCGACATTGCGGGCGCGCACGTCGATCCGGCGGTGGGGGAAGCGGGGTTCCTCCATGCCGACGCAGCGGTCGAGGCGAATCAGGCGATCGGCAAGCGCGTCGTGCTGCGCGCGGCCGCCACCGGACGCTGGACGCGCGACCGCCTGCCGGCGGCACAGCGCTTCAGCGTCGGCGGCGCCAGCTTCGGGCGCGCCTTCGACGACGGGCTGGTTAGCGGCGACCGCGGCTATGCAGGCTTCGGAGAATTGGCGCTGCGCCCGCTGGCGAAGGGCGCGCTGGCGAAGAGCGAGGTCTATGCCTTCGCCGACTATGCCGATGTGACGCTGCTCGCGCGCCCCACGACATCGCGCAGCCGGTTCGATCTGGGAAGCTGGGGGGGCGGGGTGCGCCTGTCCTACCGCGACAATGCGACGATCGGGGTCGAGTTCGCCGATGCGTGGAACCAGCCCACCCCCGGCTTCGATCAGGGTTGGCGCGTCGCGCTCGCCTGGAAAGTGTCGATCCGCCCCTGA
- a CDS encoding acyl-CoA carboxylase subunit beta, which yields MSWKKEVDELSARRAMAEKMGGEEKVARQHSRGKMDARARLAAIVDPGSFREIGKIAGRGAYGPDGTLEDLAASNFIFGRANIDGRPVVASADDFTVRGGAADAALHRKFIQCEAMAHEYRLPLIRMIDGTGGGGSVKTLEDMGYTYIPHVPGWDEIIANLDAVPVVALALGPTAGLGAARVVASHYSVMVRGLSQLFAAGPAVAAAIGDTLDREELGGVDVHTRNGVVDDEVASEAEAFARARWFLSYLPSSIHERATRTPCSDPVVRRDEALLSVVPREAKQVYSMRRIAGAVFDQGSFFEMGARWGRAVITAFARLDGYPVAVLASDPTYLGGSWDAKTSEKAERFVKLADQFRLPIVHLVDNPGFMIGGEAERTGTIRYGVQAMNAIYRASVPLASVVVRRAYGIAGSAMSNAERFQYRFAWPSGDWGSLPIEGGVEVAYKSELEAAEDPAAHLEAIRERLNLVRSPFRTAEKFGVEDIIDPRDTRPLLCEFAELAWRVLD from the coding sequence ATGAGCTGGAAAAAGGAAGTCGACGAGCTTTCCGCGCGGCGCGCGATGGCCGAAAAGATGGGCGGCGAAGAGAAGGTCGCGCGCCAGCACAGCCGCGGCAAGATGGACGCGCGCGCGCGGCTCGCCGCGATCGTCGATCCGGGCAGCTTTCGCGAGATCGGCAAGATCGCGGGGCGGGGGGCTTATGGCCCCGACGGCACCCTTGAAGACCTCGCCGCGTCCAATTTCATCTTCGGGCGGGCCAATATCGACGGGCGGCCGGTGGTCGCGAGTGCCGACGATTTCACCGTGCGCGGCGGCGCGGCCGATGCGGCGCTGCACCGCAAGTTCATCCAGTGCGAGGCGATGGCGCACGAATATCGCCTGCCGCTGATCCGCATGATCGACGGCACCGGCGGCGGCGGGTCGGTGAAGACGCTGGAGGATATGGGCTATACCTATATCCCGCACGTACCCGGCTGGGACGAGATCATCGCCAATCTCGATGCCGTGCCGGTCGTCGCGCTGGCGCTGGGGCCGACCGCAGGACTGGGTGCCGCGCGCGTCGTCGCGAGCCACTACAGCGTGATGGTACGCGGGCTGTCGCAATTATTCGCGGCGGGGCCCGCGGTCGCCGCGGCGATCGGCGACACGCTCGACCGCGAGGAGCTGGGCGGGGTCGACGTCCATACGCGCAACGGCGTCGTCGACGACGAGGTGGCGTCCGAGGCCGAGGCCTTTGCGCGGGCGCGCTGGTTCCTGTCCTACCTGCCGTCGTCGATCCATGAGCGCGCGACGCGGACGCCGTGCAGCGACCCGGTCGTCCGACGCGACGAGGCGCTGCTGTCGGTCGTTCCGCGCGAGGCAAAGCAGGTCTATTCGATGCGGCGCATCGCGGGAGCGGTGTTCGACCAGGGCAGCTTCTTCGAAATGGGCGCGCGTTGGGGGCGAGCGGTGATCACCGCATTTGCGCGATTGGACGGTTATCCGGTCGCGGTGCTGGCGAGCGATCCCACCTATCTGGGCGGATCGTGGGACGCCAAGACGAGCGAGAAGGCCGAGCGCTTCGTGAAGCTCGCCGACCAGTTCCGGCTGCCGATCGTCCATCTGGTCGACAATCCGGGCTTCATGATCGGCGGCGAGGCCGAGCGGACGGGGACGATCCGCTATGGCGTGCAGGCGATGAACGCAATCTACCGCGCGAGCGTGCCGCTGGCGTCGGTTGTGGTGCGGCGGGCCTATGGCATCGCGGGCAGCGCGATGTCGAACGCCGAGCGCTTCCAGTACCGCTTTGCGTGGCCCTCGGGCGACTGGGGCAGCCTGCCGATCGAGGGCGGGGTCGAGGTCGCGTACAAGAGCGAGCTCGAGGCGGCGGAGGATCCAGCGGCGCATCTGGAAGCGATCCGCGAACGGCTCAACCTCGTCCGCTCGCCGTTCCGCACCGCTGAGAAATTCGGGGTCGAGGACATCATCGATCCCAGGGATACGCGGCCGCTGCTTTGCGAGTTCGCCGAGCTGGCGTGGCGGGTGCTCGATTAA
- a CDS encoding LytTR family DNA-binding domain-containing protein, whose protein sequence is MTEKDGRGTSGGATGTSGFGPRALTLLAFGALLAYGLIRITSNVYSYLADRRAAGVDVTAATAWTYESTSLLAWALMMIVCWFSVRTVRPPRFGWRTAVAIHAALAFPVSLAHIALMVGFRMLAWRLSGGTYHFESPDGTPVFYELRKDLATYAELILLMFLMQWLIDRYAMPPVAIVAPTTLAVGDGSVTHHLPVAEIEHVTAAGNYVEIAWRGQRLLHRATLSAIEAELAHAGFVRIHRGRIVRKQAVRRVVTHKSGDFEVEMESGEMLRGSRRFREKLEG, encoded by the coding sequence GTGACGGAGAAGGACGGGCGAGGGACGAGCGGCGGCGCGACCGGGACGAGCGGTTTCGGCCCGCGCGCGCTGACCTTGCTCGCCTTCGGGGCGCTGCTTGCCTACGGACTCATCCGTATCACCTCGAATGTCTATTCCTATCTTGCCGACCGCCGCGCGGCGGGCGTCGATGTGACCGCGGCGACCGCATGGACTTACGAAAGCACCAGTCTGCTCGCCTGGGCGTTGATGATGATCGTCTGCTGGTTCAGCGTCCGCACCGTCCGCCCACCGCGCTTCGGCTGGCGCACGGCGGTCGCGATCCATGCCGCGCTCGCCTTTCCTGTGTCGCTCGCGCATATCGCGCTGATGGTCGGCTTTCGCATGCTCGCGTGGCGGCTATCGGGCGGCACCTATCATTTTGAATCGCCCGACGGGACGCCGGTCTTTTATGAATTGCGCAAGGATCTGGCGACTTATGCCGAGCTGATCCTGCTCATGTTCCTGATGCAGTGGCTGATCGACCGTTACGCCATGCCGCCGGTCGCAATCGTCGCGCCGACGACGCTCGCGGTCGGCGACGGATCGGTAACGCACCACTTGCCGGTCGCCGAGATCGAGCATGTCACCGCAGCGGGCAATTATGTCGAGATCGCATGGCGTGGCCAGCGCCTGCTCCACCGCGCGACATTGAGCGCGATCGAAGCCGAACTGGCCCACGCGGGTTTCGTCCGCATCCACCGCGGACGCATCGTCCGCAAACAGGCGGTCCGGCGCGTCGTCACACATAAGAGCGGCGATTTCGAGGTCGAGATGGAAAGCGGCGAGATGCTCCGCGGCAGCCGGCGGTTTCGGGAGAAGCTGGAGGGCTGA